Proteins found in one Abyssibius alkaniclasticus genomic segment:
- a CDS encoding ABC transporter ATP-binding protein, translating into MAQVSLNNIRKVYPNGFEAVAPLSFDISDGEFVVLVGPSGCGKSTLLRMVAGLEDITEGALSIGERNVNHVDPAERDIAMVFQNYALYPHMTVRKNIGYGLKNRKIASAEIEAKVQVAAKMLNLVDYLDRKPSQLSGGQRQRVAMGRAVVRDPALFLFDEPLSNLDAKLRHQMRIEIKALQRRLGVTSIYVTHDQVEAMTMADRIIVLNEGRIEQIGTPAEIYHRPASTFVASFMGAPPMNLIRAQGRDGRVMVGDVTLADRHASGAVTMGIRPEDIEVGAGCDIPFTVDIVEELGAHRLLHGQLEGQDFTIHVAKDVAISAGPTRMKINPEAVMLFDAETGLAL; encoded by the coding sequence ATGGCGCAAGTATCGCTCAACAATATCCGTAAAGTGTATCCCAACGGGTTCGAGGCCGTCGCACCGCTCAGCTTTGATATTTCGGACGGTGAATTCGTAGTTCTGGTTGGGCCTTCCGGCTGCGGCAAATCCACATTGCTGCGCATGGTCGCGGGGCTTGAAGACATTACCGAAGGCGCGCTGTCCATCGGTGAGCGCAATGTGAACCATGTCGACCCGGCTGAGCGCGACATCGCAATGGTGTTCCAGAACTATGCGCTTTATCCGCATATGACGGTCCGCAAGAACATCGGTTACGGGCTCAAGAACCGCAAAATCGCTTCGGCGGAAATCGAGGCAAAGGTTCAGGTTGCCGCCAAGATGCTCAATCTCGTCGACTATCTGGATCGTAAGCCAAGCCAGTTGTCCGGCGGGCAACGCCAACGCGTTGCAATGGGTCGCGCTGTCGTGCGCGACCCGGCACTGTTCCTGTTCGATGAACCGCTGTCCAATCTGGATGCCAAGCTGCGCCATCAGATGCGGATTGAAATCAAGGCCTTGCAGCGTCGGCTTGGCGTAACTTCGATTTACGTGACCCATGACCAGGTCGAAGCCATGACAATGGCCGACCGTATCATCGTTCTGAATGAGGGTCGGATCGAACAAATCGGCACACCCGCTGAAATCTACCACCGCCCCGCATCCACCTTTGTGGCCAGCTTCATGGGCGCTCCACCCATGAATCTCATACGGGCGCAGGGCCGTGATGGGCGCGTTATGGTCGGTGATGTTACGCTAGCCGACAGACATGCCAGCGGCGCCGTTACGATGGGCATCCGGCCGGAAGATATCGAAGTCGGCGCGGGTTGCGATATCCCGTTCACTGTCGATATCGTCGAAGAACTGGGGGCACACCGCCTTTTGCACGGCCAGTTGGAGGGGCAGGACTTCACCATTCATGTCGCCAAGGACGTAGCAATATCGGCGGGCCCAACCCGCATGAAAATCAACCCCGAAGCCGTGATGCTCTTTGATGCTGAAACTGGTTTGGCCCTATGA
- a CDS encoding ABC transporter permease subunit: protein MTATTHIPVAKRRLKWGKVLDHSILVLGSLFMLVPLLMLLQTTTTTDIETIRNGPEFVIGTRIDDNFRAAMFTSSGFSGENTGLRMLMNSLILGIGFALGKIIIGMMAAYALVYFRLRFATFAFWLIFTTLLLPLEVRILPSYEIAQMLGLLNTYTGLILPLIASATATFFFRQFFRSVPEELVEAARIDGAGPIKFFIDILVPLSKTMIAAMFIIMFVFGWNQYLWPTMVTTDEGMYTLVRGIKQLTQDLEGTSIPEYGRANMLALIAMLPPVLVVIIFQSWFVKGLTESDK, encoded by the coding sequence ATGACAGCCACAACACATATTCCCGTTGCAAAGCGCCGCCTGAAATGGGGCAAGGTGCTGGACCATTCCATCCTTGTCCTCGGGTCGCTCTTCATGCTCGTCCCGCTGCTGATGTTGCTTCAGACCACGACAACAACCGATATCGAAACAATCAGGAACGGGCCGGAATTTGTTATTGGAACCCGGATCGACGATAATTTCCGCGCCGCCATGTTCACCAGTTCCGGGTTTTCGGGCGAAAATACCGGATTGCGGATGCTGATGAACTCGCTGATCCTTGGCATCGGTTTTGCCTTGGGCAAGATCATTATCGGAATGATGGCTGCCTATGCGCTTGTCTATTTCCGCCTAAGATTCGCGACCTTCGCCTTCTGGCTGATTTTCACCACGCTCCTGCTGCCGCTGGAGGTGCGTATCCTGCCATCATACGAGATTGCGCAAATGCTCGGCCTGCTGAACACCTATACCGGGTTGATTTTGCCGCTGATTGCTTCTGCCACGGCCACGTTCTTTTTCCGCCAGTTCTTTCGTTCTGTGCCCGAAGAACTGGTCGAAGCGGCGCGCATCGATGGCGCAGGGCCCATCAAATTCTTCATCGATATCCTGGTGCCCCTGTCAAAAACCATGATCGCTGCGATGTTCATCATTATGTTCGTGTTTGGCTGGAACCAGTATCTGTGGCCGACAATGGTGACCACCGATGAGGGCATGTATACGCTTGTGCGCGGCATCAAGCAGCTAACCCAGGACCTGGAGGGCACAAGCATCCCCGAATATGGCCGCGCCAATATGCTGGCCTTGATCGCGATGCTGCCACCGGTGCTGGTCGTGATCATTTTCCAAAGCTGGTTCGTCAAGGGCCTGACTGAATCCGATAAATAG
- a CDS encoding endonuclease/exonuclease/phosphatase family protein: MITKQVSEFAPVTAADRARILAAPRTANAHRALLGEMPAMNAVQIGGSATATALPRDFTIAAWNVERCLFPEDTAAHLATIAPEIVLLSEVDHGMARTKQRHTTEVMAAQLGMAYAFGVEFHELGLGGVTERAFCTDRFNSLGWHGNAILSSVPFEHTALIRLDDHGHWFAEGGITVDPQQPRLGGRMAIAAIVATDGGPVCFVSTHLESNAGAAHRCGQMQTLLDKIDVFAPDLPVMIGGDLNTGNHIPPDFDWRNETLFALAIERGYSWGFTAAGNTTRPSLISPHPEREMKLDWFAGRGLNNADNGVLVSTMADGKPLSDHDCVWCKVNVSKTE, from the coding sequence ATGATTACCAAACAAGTGAGCGAGTTTGCTCCTGTCACCGCCGCAGATCGCGCCCGGATATTGGCAGCGCCGCGCACAGCGAACGCCCATCGGGCGTTGCTAGGTGAAATGCCCGCTATGAATGCGGTTCAGATAGGCGGTTCTGCAACGGCCACGGCTTTACCGCGTGACTTCACCATCGCCGCATGGAATGTGGAGCGCTGTCTGTTTCCAGAGGATACCGCCGCCCATCTTGCCACCATTGCGCCCGAAATCGTTCTTCTGTCCGAGGTTGACCACGGCATGGCCCGCACCAAACAGCGCCATACCACCGAGGTGATGGCCGCTCAGCTTGGCATGGCCTATGCCTTCGGGGTCGAATTTCACGAATTGGGTCTCGGCGGGGTCACAGAACGGGCGTTTTGCACCGATCGTTTCAATTCGCTTGGCTGGCATGGCAATGCAATCCTGTCCTCGGTTCCATTTGAACACACGGCCCTGATCCGTCTGGATGATCATGGCCATTGGTTTGCCGAGGGGGGCATCACCGTAGACCCGCAGCAACCGCGCCTTGGCGGTCGTATGGCAATCGCCGCTATTGTGGCAACCGATGGCGGCCCGGTATGCTTTGTGTCCACCCATCTTGAAAGTAACGCAGGCGCTGCGCACCGCTGCGGCCAAATGCAAACCCTGCTCGACAAGATCGACGTTTTCGCCCCTGATTTGCCTGTAATGATTGGCGGCGATCTGAATACCGGAAACCACATTCCACCCGATTTCGACTGGCGAAACGAGACATTGTTCGCTTTGGCCATCGAACGCGGCTATTCTTGGGGGTTCACCGCAGCCGGCAACACAACCCGCCCCAGCCTTATTTCGCCCCACCCCGAGCGTGAGATGAAGCTTGACTGGTTCGCGGGCCGAGGGTTGAACAACGCGGATAATGGCGTTCTTGTATCGACAATGGCAGACGGAAAACCGCTTTCGGACCACGATTGTGTTTGGTGCAAAGTCAATGTTTCAAAAACAGAATGA
- a CDS encoding ABC transporter permease subunit, with protein MKRAGFATRWLPILLLLPQLAIIAVFFYWPAAVAVQSSFYLEDPFGFGSSFVGFDNYTQLADSSEYWRIAKFTGLFTVLVTFFSLALALLLAVKADNVLRGAKTYRTLLMWVYAVAPPVAGFIGLLMFNQTWGPLAELAKSLGWDFKLGVNFGDTATSMVLVSVWKQVPVNFIFFLSGLQSIPRSVREAALIDARSSFRRFWDVTFPLLAPTGFFLLIINITYAMFDTFGVVDVLVKGEPGNNPMTLVYKVYVDGFRGNDIGGSSAQSVILMVLVLALTIFQFRLVERRIHYT; from the coding sequence ATGAAACGAGCAGGCTTTGCCACGCGCTGGCTACCTATTCTGTTGTTGTTGCCACAGTTGGCGATCATCGCTGTGTTTTTCTACTGGCCTGCCGCGGTTGCAGTGCAGTCATCGTTTTACCTCGAAGACCCGTTCGGCTTCGGGTCGAGCTTTGTCGGGTTTGACAATTACACGCAGCTTGCGGACAGTTCCGAATATTGGCGCATCGCCAAATTCACGGGGTTGTTTACCGTTCTTGTTACCTTCTTCTCGCTTGCGCTGGCCTTGTTGCTCGCGGTCAAGGCCGACAATGTGCTGCGTGGCGCGAAAACCTATCGCACCCTGCTGATGTGGGTTTATGCCGTTGCGCCGCCGGTTGCGGGCTTTATCGGCTTGTTGATGTTCAACCAGACATGGGGGCCGCTTGCCGAACTCGCCAAATCCCTTGGTTGGGATTTCAAGCTGGGTGTAAACTTTGGCGACACGGCGACCTCGATGGTTCTGGTTTCGGTTTGGAAACAGGTCCCGGTGAACTTCATTTTCTTCCTGTCCGGCCTGCAATCCATCCCCAGATCCGTGCGCGAAGCAGCGTTGATTGACGCCAGATCATCCTTTCGGCGCTTCTGGGATGTGACGTTTCCGTTGTTGGCGCCGACCGGGTTCTTCCTGCTGATCATCAACATAACCTACGCAATGTTCGATACGTTCGGCGTTGTCGATGTGCTGGTGAAAGGCGAGCCGGGAAACAACCCGATGACCCTTGTCTACAAGGTTTACGTAGATGGTTTTCGCGGCAACGACATTGGCGGCTCTTCTGCGCAATCGGTCATTCTGATGGTTCTTGTCCTCGCCTTGACGATCTTCCAGTTCCGGCTGGTCGAGCGCCGCATCCATTACACGTAA
- a CDS encoding extracellular solute-binding protein: protein MKNIAIGTTAALSLLANAAFAQTEITWWHAMGGALGETVNQIAEGFNASQNEYTITPVFKGTYEETLTAGIAAFRAGEQPNILQVFDAGAATVIAAQGATIPVQDLLEANGVTFDIDDYISGVRYFYADADGKMIGMPFNSSSPIMYYNVQALEAAGVTPPLTWEEFETVTAPALKAAGYTALAQSHLPWIFVENFMSRNDLPFATNNNGYDGADGTRILVNIDPLKAHFTALTEWQDAGYFEWFGTGWNDNQTPFENGEVAIWLGSSGSFGGLSKLDLGFDFSATVLPYWEAVTTEPKQTFIGGAALFAMSGQSAEENAATAAFFEYLTSPEVQYMWHRETGYVPITEAAYELAISDGYYDRFPAAEVGIQQLSLEASENTRGYRMGFYVQIRDVMNREFGRILTGETSVDDAFNTIEVEANALLSRFAQTQN from the coding sequence ATGAAGAACATCGCGATAGGCACAACTGCTGCGCTTAGCTTGTTGGCGAACGCTGCGTTTGCCCAAACCGAAATTACGTGGTGGCACGCTATGGGCGGCGCCCTTGGCGAAACCGTCAATCAAATCGCCGAAGGTTTCAATGCAAGCCAAAACGAATACACCATCACGCCCGTGTTCAAGGGAACATACGAAGAAACACTGACAGCCGGCATCGCTGCGTTCCGCGCAGGCGAACAGCCAAACATCCTGCAGGTGTTTGATGCGGGTGCAGCGACTGTTATCGCAGCACAAGGCGCAACCATTCCTGTGCAGGATCTGCTGGAAGCAAATGGCGTTACATTTGACATCGACGACTACATCTCCGGCGTGCGCTATTTCTACGCCGATGCAGACGGCAAAATGATCGGAATGCCGTTCAACTCGTCCTCGCCAATCATGTATTACAACGTGCAAGCGCTTGAAGCTGCGGGTGTGACGCCGCCTCTAACCTGGGAAGAATTCGAAACGGTAACGGCACCCGCGCTGAAAGCTGCGGGTTACACGGCATTGGCCCAGTCGCACCTGCCTTGGATTTTCGTCGAGAACTTCATGTCGCGCAACGATCTTCCTTTCGCCACCAACAACAATGGCTATGACGGCGCTGACGGCACCAGAATCCTTGTAAACATCGATCCGCTCAAAGCGCATTTCACCGCGCTGACCGAATGGCAGGACGCCGGTTACTTTGAATGGTTCGGCACTGGCTGGAACGACAACCAGACACCGTTTGAAAATGGTGAAGTTGCTATCTGGCTTGGCTCTTCAGGTTCTTTCGGCGGCCTGTCGAAACTGGACCTTGGCTTTGATTTCTCTGCAACTGTTCTGCCCTATTGGGAAGCGGTTACAACCGAGCCGAAACAAACCTTTATCGGCGGTGCGGCCTTGTTCGCCATGTCCGGCCAGAGCGCGGAAGAAAATGCCGCAACTGCGGCGTTCTTCGAATATCTGACATCGCCTGAAGTGCAGTATATGTGGCACCGTGAAACCGGCTACGTGCCGATCACCGAAGCTGCATATGAGCTGGCAATCTCAGACGGCTACTACGATCGTTTCCCGGCTGCGGAAGTCGGCATCCAGCAGCTGTCGCTGGAAGCAAGCGAGAACACCCGTGGCTACCGCATGGGTTTCTATGTGCAGATCCGTGACGTGATGAACCGCGAATTCGGCCGCATCCTGACGGGCGAAACATCGGTGGACGACGCTTTCAACACCATAGAAGTGGAAGCCAACGCGCTTCTGTCGCGTTTCGCACAGACCCAGAACTAA